In Marmota flaviventris isolate mMarFla1 chromosome 17, mMarFla1.hap1, whole genome shotgun sequence, a single genomic region encodes these proteins:
- the Rsad1 gene encoding radical S-adenosyl methionine domain-containing protein 1, mitochondrial: protein MVLPAARARGLVAAAKAAQRRRRVDSGGGSPSPEPASRRAAVYVHWPYCEKRCSYCNFNKYIPRGVEEAAMRNCLVTEVRTLLRLSGVQRVESVFFGGGTPSLASPHTVAAVLEAVAQIAHLPADSEVTLEANPTSSPASRLAEFGAAGVNRLSIGLQSLDDTELQLLGRTHSTSSALRTLAEARRLFPGRVSVDLMLGLPAQQVGPWLRQLQELLHHCDDHLSLYQLSLERGTALFAQVQRGVLPAPDPELAAEMYQEGRALLREAGFRQYEVSNFARNGALSTHNWTYWQCGQYLGIGPGAHGRFTLKGAGGHAREARIQTLEPDNWMKEVMLFGHGTRKRVPLGKLELLEEVLAMGLRTDVGLTHQHWQQFEPPLTLWDIFGANKEVKELLEQDLLLLDHRGLRCSWQGLAVLDSLLLTLLPRLQEAWHQTTPSPAPGG, encoded by the exons ATGGTTCTCCCCGCTGCCCGGGCCCGCGGCTTGGTGGCAGCAGCCAAAGCGGCCCAGAGGCGCCGCCGCGTGGACAGTGGGGGAGGGTCCCCAAGTCCTGAGCCCGCGAGCAGGCGCGCGGCGGTTTACGTGCAC TGGCCATATTGTGAGAAGCGATGCAGTTACTGTAACTTCAATAAATACATCCCTCGCGGTGTGGAGGAGGCTGCCATGCGGAACTGTCTGGTCACTGAGGTGCGGACGCTGCTGCGGCTCAGCGGGGTGCAACG GGTAGAGTCTGTGTTCTTTGGTGGGGGAACCCCCAGTCTGGCCAGTCCCCATACTGTGGCTGctgttctggaggctgtggcACAGATAGCTCACCTGCCTGCAGACTCGGAAGTCACACTGGAGGCTAATCCCACTTCGTCCCCAGCCTCCAGGCTGGCAGAATTTGGAGCAGCAGGAGTCAACAGGTTGTCCATTGGCCTCCAG TCTCTAGATGACACTGAGCTGCAGCTGCTGGGGAGGACACACTCGACCAGCAGTGCTCTGCGGACGCTGGCAGAAGCCCGGCGCCTCTTCCCTGGCCGCGTGTCCGTGGACTTGATGCTGGGGCTGCCAGCACAACAGGTGGGGCCATGGCTCAGGCAGCTGCAGGAACTGCTGCACCACTGTGACGACCATCTCTCCCTCTACCAGCTGTCCCTGGAGCGGGGCACTGCACTCTTCGCCCAGGTGCAGCGGGGTGTTCTTCCTGCCCCTGACCCAGAGCTCGCTGCTGAGATGTACCAGGAGGGTCGGGCGCTGCTCCGGGAGGCTGGCTTCCGCCAGTATGAGGTCTCCAACTTTGCCAGGAAC GGGGCGCTCAGTACCCACAATTGGACTTACTGGCAGTGCGGTCAATACCTTGGCATCGGGCCCG GGGCCCATGGGCGATTTACGCTTAAGGGGGCTGGAGGCCATGCCCGGGAGGCTAGGATCCAGACACTGGAACCAGACAACTGGATGAAGGAAGTGATGCTGTTTGGTCATGGCACCCGGAAGCGTGTCCCCTTGGGCAAACTGGAGCT GCTGGAGGAGGTTTTGGCCATGGGGCTACGCACTGACGTGGGGCTCACCCACCAG CACTGGCAGCAATTTGAGCCCCCGTTGACCCTGTGGGACATTTTTGGAGCAAACAAGGAAGTAAAGGAATTACTGGAGCAGGACCTATTGCTGCTGGACCACAG GGGTCTCCGGTGTTCCTGGCAGGGTCTGGCTGTGTTGGATTCTCTACTGCTGACCCTCCTGCCTCGACTCCAAGAGGCTTGGCACCAGACAACCCCATCACCTGCACCAGGAGGATGA